Proteins from a single region of Psilocybe cubensis strain MGC-MH-2018 chromosome 3, whole genome shotgun sequence:
- a CDS encoding Cytochrome P450 monooxygenase 58, translating into MPPGPPRQFKPVRGRSSASLPLWKRFALLQKEYGSVVSLFQGNTPVIVLGTIKAATDLLEKKGGIYSSRPRSIMVGELLSDGMRGVMMPYGTRWRNWRSVMHAGMSVEASNAYKSFQSMESKILIHDLLLASNSRQYSAFLRRFAISVVLRVSYGRRIQSLNDPIVVANTKIEECKTPGKYIVESWPILLKLPRFLQWFRREPEEQLAHDTELYLSFANEVRRQMSLGIALPSTGTRALEKQEDFGLNDVETAFALSSPFSAGVGTTLSTLDVFFLAMLHYPDTMKKAQSEIDIVVGRSRLPEFDDVESLPYIRALILETMRWRPIVPVCVPHSVISDDTYEGMHIPRGSSVYPNISYMSKNEEMFPSADDFKPERYLKSANLPTPHTTFFFGFGRRICPGIHIANNSLYIVISRILWAFNIVPNLDEHGKAVIPSKDDFTTGLSIRPKPFTYHLETRNGKDTVTLIEEEWKTAEQEATAYPQ; encoded by the exons ATGCCTCCCGGACCACCCAGACAGTTTAAACCAGTCCGAGGAAGATCGTCTGCCAGTCTTCCTCTTTGGAAGCGATTTGCACTCCTGCAAAAAGAATATG GCTCTGTTGTCTCTTTATTTCAAGGAAATACACCAGTCATTG TTCTTGGTACAATCAAAGCAGCTACGGATTTgctagaaaagaaaggaggaATATACTCCAGTAGGCCGCGAAGTATTATGGT TGGGGAGCTACTATCAGACGGTATGCGAGGTGTCATGATGCCGTATGGAACTAGATGGAGAAACTGGAGATCA GTTATGCATGCAGGGATGAGCGTGGAGGCATCGAATGCCTACAAGTCGTTTCAGTCAATGGAATCTAAAATACTGATCCACGATCTTTTGCTGGCATCGAATTCAAGACAATATTCTGCATTTCTTCGTAG ATTCGCGATTTCCGTAGTGTTGCGTGTCAGCTATGGTCGGCGCATCCAGTCCCTAAATGACCCTATCGTGGTGGCCAATACAAAAATCGAGGAATGCAA AACGCCCGGAAAATATATCGTCGAATCT TGGCCAATCCTGTTGAAACTTCCG CGTTTTCTTCAATGGTTCCGCCGTGAGCCCGAGGAGCAGCTAGCTCATGATACGGAGCTATATCTTTCTTTTGCCAATGAGGTCCGAAGGCAGATGAGCCTTGGTATTGCCTTACCATCAACTGGTACTAGGGCCTTGGAGAAACAAGAAGACTTCGGATTGAACGACGTGGAAACAGCATTTGCATTATCATCCCCTTTCAGTGCTGGCGTAGGTACA ACACTCTCCACACTGGATGTTTTCTTTT TGGCAATGCTTCATTACCCAGATACTATGAAAAAAGCGCAATCAGAAATCGACATAGTCGTGGGGCGTAGTCGTTTACCTGAATTTGACGATGTCGAATCCTTGCCATACATTCGGGCACTTATTTTGGAGACGATGAG GTGGAGACCCATTGTTCCCGTGTGTGTGCCGCATAGTGTAATTTCTGATGACACCTATGAAGGAATGCATATACCTCGAGGATCGTCTGTCTATCCAAACATATC GTACATGAGCAAAAATGAGGAG ATGTTCCCGTCTGCAGATGACTTCAAACCAGAACGCTACTTGAAATCGGCAAATTTACCTACACCACATACTACCTTcttttttgggtttggtAGACGTATCTGTCCCGGGATTCATATTGCAAACAATTCACTGTACATCGTGATTTCAAG GATTCTTTGGGCATTCAATATCGTCCCCAACCTTGATGAGCACGGGAAAGCCGTTATTCCTTCGAAAGACGATTTTACTACCGGCCTATCGATCCGACCAAAGCCATTCACATACCACCTTGAAAccagaaatggaaaagaCACTGTTACTCTtattgaagaagaatggaAGACTGCGGAGCAAGAAGCCACTGCGTATCCTCAATGA
- a CDS encoding Pheromone B alpha 3 receptor, whose product MAYPNALFSTFTFIGFLMCMVTFPLQLEAWNSGTCVFMVWAALGCLNQFINSIVWNHNYVNRAPIWCDISTKFMIGLNVAMPAAALCIARRLYHISTLQSITVTRAAKRRHVIVDLLIGLGLPVVEMVLHYIVQGHRFDILEDVGCVTSTYLSWPSFVIVSLPPVIIGLISSIYAVLNIIQFRKLRNQINDFAGYKNLTTTRYFHFICLSSVDIIFTVPLSAYNLSNDVRHIRPWVSWADTKWGFSNVYTVPSVIWRSNPTTLRVIEINRWVVVLCAFVFFGFFGFTAQSREGYLLCIKVITGRANALTSKVIRQGNLTPILFQSARNRHNVPGIPSNDTSISLSTSGHHSTGEAKYFESDSIAAKDEEKNGITGLG is encoded by the exons ATGGCGTATCCCAATGCCCttttttcaactttcacCTTTATTGGCTTCCTGATGTGTATGGTTACGTTTCCGTTGCAATTAGAAG CCTGGAACAGCGGTACTTGTGTGTTCATGGTCTGGGCTGCCCTGGGCTGCCTCAATCAATTCATTAATTCGATTGTGTGGAACCATAACTATGTTAACCGGGCGCCAATTTGGTGTGATATCT CTACAAAGTTTATGATTGGTCTGAATGTCGCGATGCCTGCTGCCGCCCTTTGTATTGCTCGACGGCTGTACCACATATCGACACTGCAGTCCATAACAGTGACACGAGCCGCCAAAAGGCGCCATGTCATCGTCGATCTTTTAATTGGTCTAGGACTTCCGGTTGTAGAGATGGTCTTGC ATTACATCGTGCAAGGTCACCGTTTTGACATACTCGAGGACGTCGGATGTGTTACCAGCACCTATCTTTCATGGCCGTCTTTCGTTATCGTATCTCTTCCTCCAGTAATCATTGGCCTGATTTCATCCATCTATGCCGTGTTGAACATCATCCAATTCCGTAAACTTCGAAACCAGATCAATGACTTTGCCGGATATAAAAACCTTACCACCACCCGGTATTTCCACTTCATATGCCTTTCGAGCGTTGACATTATTTTCACCGTCCCTTTATCTGCTTACAATCTTTCTAATGATGTCCGCCACATTCGCCCCTGGGTTAGCTGGGCAGACACAAAGTGGGGGTTCTCCAATGTATACACGGTACCCTCTGTCATCTGGCGCAGCAATCCGACTACATTGCGTGTGATAGAGATCAATCGATGGGTTGTTGTCCTGTGCGcctttgtattttttggtttcttcGGATTCACAGCCCAATCACGGGAGGGTTATCTCCTTTGCATAAAGGTCATCACGGGAAGGGCGAACGCACTTACGTCAAAGGTGATTCGTCAGGGGAACCTGACCCCGATCTTGTTTCAGTCGGCTCGCAATCGTCATAACGTCCCTGGTATCCCTTCCAACGACACATCGATATCTTTATCGACTAGTGGACATCATTCTACCGGGGAGGCGAAATACTTTGAAAGTGATTCAATTGCTGCTAAAgacgaagaaaagaatgGAATTACTGGACTTGGGTAA
- a CDS encoding Pyruvate dehydrogenase E1 component subunit alpha, mitochondrial: protein MASLARVRLAPRLPAGLRVQVRSVQTTADLTQLRDKPSDPSQPITVKLHEDSFQSYLCDKPDLEVQVTGEELLTMYKEMQTMRRMEMAADALYKAKLIRGFCHLAIGQEAVSVGLEHGITKDDRVITAYRCHPFAVLRGGTIKGVIGELLGRQAGMSHGKGGSMHIFTPSFFGGNGIVGAQVPIGAGVSFAQKYMGEKTCTFALYGDGASNQGQVFEAYNMAKLWNLPTVFVCENNKYGMGTSAARSSSNTEYFKRGDKIPGLQVNGMDILATKHAVEYARKWTVDDQNGPLLLEFVTYRYGGHSMSDPGTTYRTREEVQRMRSTQDPIRGLQKYIEEWGVANEQELKQLDKEAKAEVDAAVEEAKASPEPLIKDLWTDIYYKNTEPPYMRGREREEVHHY, encoded by the exons ATGGCTTCGTTAGCCAGGGTTCGACTTGCTCCCAGACTC CCTGCTGGTCTGCGTGTTCAAGTTCGCAGCGTTCAAACCACTGCGGACCTGACCCAGCTTCGAGACAAGCCCTCCGACCCCTCTCAGCCCATTACAGTCAAGCTTCATGAAGACTCATTCCAGTCGTATCTGTGCGACAAGCCTGACCTCGAGGTTCAGGTCACTGGCGAGGAGCTGCTCACCATGTACAAGGAGATGCAGACTATGAGACGCATGGAGATGGCTGCCGACGCCCTGTACAAGGCCAAACTTATCCGCGGTTTCTGCCATCTGGCAATCGGACAG GAAGCCGTTTCCGTTGGCCTTGAACACGGAATCACCAAAGATGACCGTGTCATCACCGCCTACCGCTGCCACCCCTTCGCCGTTCTCCGCGGAGGAACAATCAAGGGTGTTATTGGCGAACTCCTTGGCCGCCAGGCCGGCATGTCGCACGGAAAGGGTGGTTCGATGCACATCTTTACCCCTTCATTCTTTGGCGGCAATGGTATTGTCGGTGCTCAAGTACCCATTGGTGCTGGTGTCAGCTTCGCCCAGAAGTACATGGGCGAGAAGACCTGCACTTTCGCTCTGTATGGTGATGGGGCCAGCAACCAGGGACAGGTGTTTGAAGCCTACAACATG GCCAAACTGTGGAACCTGCCCACTGTCTTTGTATGTGAAAACAACAAGTACGGTATGGGTACCTCTGCCGCCCGCTCGTCCTCCAACACCGAGTACTTCAAGCGCGGTGACAAAATCCCTGGTCTCCAG GTTAACGGAATGGATATTCTCGCCACCAAGCATGCCGTTGAGTATGCTAGGAAGTGGACTGTCGACGACCAGAATGGCCCTCTTCTCCTTGAATTCGTGACATACCGCTATGGAGGACACTC CATGTCCGACCCAGGAACCACCTACCGTACCCGTGAGGAAGTCCAGCGTATGCGTTCTACCCAGGACCCCATCCGCGGCCTCCAGAAATACATCGAGGAGTGGGGTGTTGCGAACGAGCAGGAGCTCAAGCAGCTTGACAAGGAGGCCAAGGCTGAGGTCGACGCCGCCGTCGAGGAGGCCAAGGCCAGCCCTGAACCTCTCATCAAGGACCTCTGGACAGATATCTACTACAAGAACACTGAGCCACCTTACATGAGGGGacgggagagggaggag GTTCACCACTACTAA
- a CDS encoding Microsomal glutathione S-transferase 3 — MSVTVTIPEDFKYVGASLFLTAVLLQGLASTVGRYRKLAKIEYPQMYAEKKEMEESREALLFNCAQRAHHNAIEYVHIAYVTTIISGLRFPIPSAIACAFWCVSRVSYARGYLTGDPKKVCGGTTFEDVLTNLFVSLSAVPSSTT; from the exons ATGTCTGTCACCGTGACGATTCCTGAAGA CTTCAAATATGTTGGCGCCTCACTCTTCCTGACTGCAGTGCTGCTACAGGGCCTCGCCTCAACTGTAGGGAGGTACCGAAAACTCGCAAAGATTGAGTATCCTCAAA TGTATGCcgagaaaaaggaaatggaggAGTCAAGAGAGGCTCTTCTCTTCAATTGTGCACAAC GTGCCCACCATAACGCGATTGAATATGTGCACATTGCATATGTCAC GACAATAATAAGCGGGCTTCGctttcccatcccatccgCGATTGCCTGCGCTTTTTGGTGCGTGTCGCGAGTCTCTTATGCACGTGGATACCTCACTGGAGACCCGAAAAAGGTGTGTGGTGGCACTACCTTTGAAGATGTCTTGACTAATTTGTTCGTTTCACTAAGCGCGGTACCATCATCTACTACCTAG